The sequence below is a genomic window from Chondrinema litorale.
GCATCATCATAAGTGATATTAGATTGGAAAGCCACATCAGTATCAGGCGTTTGTACCATTTCAAATTTCAAAAGTACAGCTTTGGTTTCTTCAGAAAATACATCTTTGAAATTCACCTTAATACTTCCCTCTTTTTCTTCTGTATATGGATAACCATATAGTTTAGCCAACCTGAAATAAGCACTAGGGTACTTAATTTCAACTTGCGTATTTTGAGCCACTACAGAGAGCAAACCTTTTAACTCATTCGCGAAAATTTCTGGTATTTTATCAGCATTATCAATAAAATAATAGTTACCACTGCCATATTCGGCGAGGTTTGTCATCATATCTTCGTTAAAATCGGCACCTACACCAAATGTAGAAATGCTAATGCCATCTTCGCTGTTTTTGGTTTGCACAATCTTTTGAAGTTCAATCGGATCAGTAATCCCATTATTAGCCAAACCATCAGAAAGTAATAAAACCCTGTTTACTGCTTTTGGGGCAAAAGTGCTTTTTACCTCATTAAATCCCTGCAACATACCGCCACTCAAGTTAGTAGTGCTTCCCGGATTAATAGTGGCTACTTTGTTTTTGAGCAGTTGTTTGTTTTTTACCGTCTCAGAAGCACTAAGGGTTTTTACTTCACTGTCGTATACAACAAGTGAGAAGTTGTCAGATGAAGTAAGATTGTCAATCACGAAATCGCAGGCTTTTTT
It includes:
- a CDS encoding vWA domain-containing protein gives rise to the protein MRLTVQMFKTPFVVVLLLSIFSFTPLKLNKPLQKPPETLSVNILTDNLYILQNGSKKEVYLYLELNALKAEKNKDKTPLNISLVLDRSGSMASENKLDYAKKACDFVIDNLTSSDNFSLVVYDSEVKTLSASETVKNKQLLKNKVATINPGSTTNLSGGMLQGFNEVKSTFAPKAVNRVLLLSDGLANNGITDPIELQKIVQTKNSEDGISISTFGVGADFNEDMMTNLAEYGSGNYYFIDNADKIPEIFANELKGLLSVVAQNTQVEIKYPSAYFRLAKLYGYPYTEEKEGSIKVNFKDVFSEETKAVLLKFEMVQTPDTDVAFQSNITYDDALGNYSRETLNHRLDVKITDDKELHDNSFNEKVKKNIILFEANEEMEKALLMVDKRLYNDAKSTLDSSIVRMEKVISEVQSDSSLNLQYENLKSYRDKIDNIKQMNEEERKMMQKANKSSNYMLKKKKQN